One window from the genome of Sphaerotilus microaerophilus encodes:
- the purN gene encoding phosphoribosylglycinamide formyltransferase — protein sequence MKRIVILISGRGSNMQAVQQACRVEGWKAEVAAVIANVPGAAGLAWAASQGLATAAVDHRAFPDRQAFEAALIEQIDRHAPDLLLLAGFMRILTPGFVGHYAGRLLNIHPSLLPAFGGLHTHRRAIETGCKLAGATVHFVTPELDHGPIVIQSAVPVRTDDSEHSLAERVLATEHVIYPRAVRWFVHGELELAGNLVRHRGGEPQWLLTSGGAA from the coding sequence ATGAAACGCATCGTGATCCTGATTTCCGGCCGCGGCTCGAACATGCAGGCCGTCCAGCAGGCCTGCCGGGTCGAGGGCTGGAAGGCCGAAGTCGCCGCCGTCATCGCCAATGTCCCCGGGGCTGCCGGCCTGGCCTGGGCCGCCTCGCAGGGGCTGGCCACCGCCGCGGTGGACCACCGCGCCTTCCCCGATCGGCAGGCCTTCGAGGCCGCGCTGATCGAGCAGATCGACCGCCATGCGCCCGACCTGCTGCTGCTGGCCGGCTTCATGCGCATCCTCACGCCCGGCTTCGTCGGGCACTACGCCGGCCGGCTGCTGAACATCCACCCCTCGCTGCTGCCGGCCTTCGGCGGGCTGCACACGCACCGCCGGGCCATCGAGACCGGCTGCAAGCTGGCCGGCGCGACGGTGCACTTCGTCACCCCCGAGCTGGACCACGGCCCCATCGTCATCCAGTCGGCGGTGCCGGTGCGAACCGACGACAGCGAGCACAGCCTGGCCGAGCGCGTGCTGGCCACCGAGCATGTGATCTATCCCCGCGCCGTGCGCTGGTTCGTGCATGGCGAGCTGGAGCTGGCCGGCAACCTGGTCCGCCATCGTGGCGGCGAGCCCCAGTGGCTCTTGACTTCCGGAGGTGCGGCATGA
- a CDS encoding YidB family protein, translating to MGLLDSVMGAVGGALANQVGNSLGGALGGALGGAGGAGSAKMVEGLVAALTSGGGQAGGGALGGLGGLAGLVQQLQKGGLADQVGSWVSTGQNLPVSPEQLQGALGNDMLGQLAQSVGLDAGQAAGPLAQLLPQVVDALTPNGQLPTGGADLGSLLPQVLGKLMNPSA from the coding sequence ATGGGTCTGCTCGATTCCGTGATGGGTGCCGTGGGTGGCGCACTGGCCAATCAGGTGGGTAACTCGCTGGGAGGCGCCCTGGGGGGCGCACTCGGCGGGGCCGGTGGCGCCGGGTCGGCCAAGATGGTCGAAGGGCTGGTGGCGGCGCTGACCTCCGGCGGCGGCCAGGCGGGCGGTGGCGCCCTGGGTGGGCTGGGTGGCCTGGCCGGGCTGGTGCAGCAGCTGCAGAAGGGTGGCCTGGCCGATCAGGTCGGCTCCTGGGTCTCCACGGGCCAGAACCTGCCGGTCTCGCCCGAGCAACTGCAGGGCGCGCTGGGCAACGACATGCTGGGGCAGCTGGCCCAGAGCGTCGGGCTGGACGCCGGCCAGGCGGCGGGCCCGCTGGCGCAGCTGCTGCCGCAGGTGGTGGATGCACTGACACCCAACGGCCAGCTGCCCACCGGTGGCGCCGACCTGGGCAGCCTGCTGCCGCAGGTGCTGGGCAAACTGATGAATCCTTCCGCCTGA
- a CDS encoding sensor domain-containing diguanylate cyclase — MPLPTEASTTLARQLRQLHLQPDQTPPDPQQWLALLDTVGRTYEDFERQIAQATQGDPAWADTIREAREVTPRDPLDAAAWSWRLGDEALQVSAGLAHLLHLPPGTRELPLTVWLACLDDSDRELQCEYLMQAAQQRRRIVGQLRYMPATGNEQRWLHYELQSDPVGDDDAVVRCQVRDITARVRAEQSQPGSDDQDALTGLHSRARLLNLAATARARAEHDGSRVGLLHLNVDGFHRLNELHGREVGDRLLCGVAQRLRSSVRLGDQIGRLAGDEFLLLVHPVESVQHLEAIAYKLQAAVAVPMDIGHESVGLSLSVGVAMYPQDAASTLDLVRAAGRALQAARQRGRGRCVIHELLPTPPRTLKRPGTDGTDATSAIGGTASA; from the coding sequence ATGCCCTTGCCGACCGAGGCATCGACCACCCTGGCGCGACAGCTGCGCCAGCTGCACCTGCAACCAGATCAGACGCCTCCCGACCCCCAGCAGTGGCTGGCCCTGCTGGACACGGTGGGGCGCACCTACGAGGACTTCGAGCGCCAGATCGCGCAGGCGACCCAGGGCGACCCGGCCTGGGCCGACACCATCCGCGAAGCGCGCGAGGTCACGCCCAGGGATCCTCTGGACGCGGCCGCCTGGTCCTGGCGCCTGGGCGACGAGGCGCTGCAGGTGTCCGCCGGCCTGGCCCACCTGCTGCACCTGCCCCCCGGCACACGCGAACTGCCGCTGACGGTCTGGCTGGCCTGCCTGGACGACAGCGACCGCGAACTGCAGTGCGAGTACCTGATGCAGGCGGCCCAGCAGCGGCGGCGCATCGTCGGCCAGCTGCGCTACATGCCTGCCACCGGCAACGAACAGCGCTGGCTGCACTATGAGCTGCAGTCCGACCCGGTCGGCGACGACGATGCCGTCGTGCGCTGCCAGGTGCGCGACATCACCGCCCGCGTGCGTGCCGAACAGTCCCAGCCCGGCAGCGACGACCAGGACGCGCTGACCGGGCTGCACAGCCGCGCCCGCCTCCTCAACCTCGCTGCCACCGCACGGGCTCGCGCCGAGCACGATGGCAGCCGGGTCGGCCTGCTGCACCTGAACGTGGATGGTTTCCACCGGCTCAACGAGCTGCACGGCCGTGAGGTCGGCGACCGGTTGCTGTGCGGCGTGGCCCAGCGCCTGCGCAGCAGCGTGCGCCTGGGCGACCAGATCGGCCGGCTCGCGGGCGACGAGTTCCTCCTGCTGGTACACCCGGTCGAAAGCGTGCAGCACCTCGAAGCCATCGCCTACAAGCTGCAGGCCGCCGTGGCGGTGCCGATGGACATCGGCCACGAATCGGTCGGCCTCAGCCTGAGCGTGGGCGTGGCGATGTACCCGCAGGACGCCGCCAGCACCCTGGACCTGGTGCGCGCCGCCGGCCGCGCCCTGCAGGCCGCCCGCCAGCGCGGGCGCGGGCGCTGCGTGATCCACGAGCTGCTGCCCACGCCGCCGCGGACCCTGAAGCGCCCGGGC